CTGCGGCTGTTCATGGGCGACGCGTTGACAGGACGAGACTGGCTCGAGGAGCACGACGTTATCGGAACGGTCGGCCGGTCCATGGGCCCCATCCGGGCGCCACTGCTGATTAGCCGGCGGAATTCCCACGGCGGAGGCGCCATCCTGACGGCATGCATCGTCCGCATCATCGACGTTGCAAGCAAGCAGGAGCTGTACCGGCACCCAGCCTATCGGGTTCCGAACTTGGTGCGCCACGCCTCGAAGGAGCCTGGCTACGCCGCATCGGTCAGCGTCGACGGTGAGCTGCAAGCCAGCTTCAAGTCCGACGCCAAGGCCGACAAGTGGATTGCCTTCATGCAAGGCCATCGCATGACGCCCAACTGAGGACGAGCGCCTTGTCTCACCGAGTACTGACGTCGCAACAGACCGAGCGGCTTCGCCAGCTCGACTTCGTCATCGAATGCACCGCGGGTGACCCCGAGGAGTTCGAACGCGCCGTTGCCAGCAAAACCGCCTACCTCGAGTCGCAAGGACTCGACCGGACGGACTTTATCAATTGCGGCCGTCAAGGCTAAAGGAATCAACGATGCCCCAAGGAAATCACCTTTTTTACATCCGCGACAACAACCCCGACGGCGAGAACCTGGACCTGCTGGTCGTCGCCCCGGACAAGGCGCAGGCCGTGGCGTTCTGGACGCAGCACTTCGAGCTGCCCGAGGGTTCTGCCCCCGAGTGGGTCGGTGCCGTACCGGGCGTCGCGCCCACAACCGCCGAGCCGGGCGCCATCGACTGGGAAGCCATCCGGATGGACTGACGGTCTGCCGTCATAGCCTCGGGCCTTCATTCCTCCAGCCCCTTCTGTGCGCGCACCGAAGGGGTTTTCTATAGCCGGGACGCATCGCCTATACGAAATAGGACAAACCCACCTTGCAAGGACAATGAGCTCTCGAATCTTCAATCCCGCGGCCGTTTTCGGTCACAGTTTCGCCCTCGTCAAGGTCGGAGGCACCACCGTCAATGGTAAGGATGCGCATCTGTACGCAACCACGGCCCAAAAAATCTCTGGAGTGCTGAGTGGCTCGTTCACTTGCCGTGATGACGACCTGCTGAATGCAGTCAAGGCGCTCCCCTGCGCAAACCTGATGGTGCAAGCCACCGTCGGCGACTACCTCTACTTCGAGAAGATGCCGTATGCACAACTTCTTGACGTCCTGGTCGCGATGGCTGCCTTCGGCGTTGTCGGCAAGGACTTGCTCGCAGAACAGGTTCAGGTTCACGCTCAAGGCGGCCACCCTGGGTACCAGCAGGCGACCACCGAATTCGAGGGCCGCGCTTTGACTTTCCTCGACGGCTTGCGCTCGGGCAGGCTCATCCCGTGCCTCGGCGCGAGCCTCACCAAGCCAGCCAAGGTGGTCAACGGCCCGACGCGCGGCGTGCTTCTTACTGGTGACAAGCGCCAGCTGCACGTCTACCCGGACCCCTTCGACGCCCGCTACGCGACCATCATGCAGCTGGGCACAGCCTGGCAATACAGCGAGCTCGCGGGCGTGCGCAATGCCGCCTTCGAGTATTTCGAGCCCCTGGGCCTGCGCCCGTGGCTGAGGTCTCCGACCTGATTTCCTGAAACCCGCCTGCAGCGCACGCTGTCGGCGGGTTCCTTTTAGGTGATGCGGGCGGATAAACGTGGTTGCTTCACAGAGGCATGTCTGGGGTCCGCCCGGCAAAAACCACCCGTCAACCTCACAGGAAATGCCATGGCAATCGTCAAGAAGCTCAAGTTCACCAAGCCGCAACTGAAGAAGTTCGCGCGGCTGTTCCGCAACGCCCGCATCCGCGCGCGAGTGACCCAACTGCAGGTCGCACAGGCCGCATTCGATTACAAAATTTCACATTGTAAAATCAGCCGCGTGGAGCGTGCAGCGATGCCCAACGTGGATGCGCATTGCCTCGAACGCATGGCCAATGTGCTGAGTGTGCCGCGCGCCGAGCTGATTGCCATCGACCCGCAGTTCCGCAAGCGCGCCAACGTGGTACGCGCCGCGACGCGCCAGGGTTTCTGGGATGTGCCGGCGAAGCTACTCCACCCGGTATGACCGTCACGCCGCCTGATGGCGGCCATCGGCCGAAAGGGCAGAATCAATTTCGCCCGAATCGCCGCTCCGTACCTTTCGGAGCGGCGATTTGTTTTACAAAGCCGTGAGCCATCGCTGCGCTATTGGCTAGCACCCAGCTTGGTGCCATCGGCAAAAACTACCTGCTCCGGTACGAAGCGGGTCGTGAATTTCCCCTCCTCCAGGTTCCAGACCGCCTTGTGTTCATCGAGGAACTGGTTGTAGTCGCGGCTGCCCTCCCATACGAGCGCCTGGCTGGGCGCAATGTTCTCGGCCACAGCGAAGGCGACGGAGCCAACACGCTTGCCGAAGATGTCAACAAACTCGAGCACGCCCTTCACGCCTCTGATTGGCTTGTCGCCGCCATTGCGAATGCCAATCTTGAAGACTTGCTCCTGGCTGTATCGGCGCTGCTCGTAGTTTGGTGCGAGCTCTTTCTTTTCGAGAAGCGTCACCGTGACAATCCTGTTGAGCGCAGCCGCAGCCTCTTCCTGTTCCTTGCGCAGCTTCTCCTTGAGCGCCTGCTCCTCAGCCGCCTTTACCGCCTGCTGAGCCGCAAAAGCCTTTTGCTGGTCGATGGCCTGGCCGACCGTGGTGCCGAGGGGCATCGTCTTGCCGCCGAATGCCTCGCCCATCTTGGCGCGCACCAGATAGGCCGCTAGGGCCGCGCGGTCATCGTCTGAAAGCTTCTGAATCTTTGGCAGCAGGTCCTTCTCCCAGGTCGCGGAATCCGCTGGGATGATGGCGTCCTTCGGCTGTGAACAGGCGGCAAGGAATGCCACCAGGGCGAGCGGAAGCAGGAAACGTGTTCTCAGGTGCATGGGACGCCGCCAGGGGGATTAGGGTCTTTGAGCTTAGGGGCGGGGCCTCGCTTTTGTCTGTGGCCAATTTCTCGGTTGCTCGCAATTCGTGCACTCACGGCTTCAAGAGATTCTTCAACGCCTCGAGCGTGCGCCCGCTGTCGGGAGCCATTGCCAGGGTTGAAAGCGCTTGCGCGATTGCCGGGCGGTCCCCATCGTTCACCTCGTGCAGCGCGACGGCCAGGCTCTCCACCAAGCCGGGCACGTCAAGGCCAGCAGGTCGCAATGCGGCGGCGGCATCGCCCGAAGATTGAGGGCCCTGTAGGGCAGGCGTGGCACCGACCGGGTCGCCCTCCAGCGCCAATCCCTCGGAAAGCTCTTTCAGGGCCTTCTCGATGGCCGGATGAAGGTGGCCAGGAAGTTCCGAGCGCCAAGCAAATCCCTCGGGCCAGGACTCGACCCAGTCGCGGAACCGCCTAGGGCCCTTCCGGTCAGGATGGGTTGGAGCGAACAGCTTGGCGCAGGGATGGTCGATGAGCTCGGGCCATATCAGGTGCCAATCGCTTTGCCGCAAGTCCCAGCGCATGACCGCACTCTCCGGCCAGTGCGGTTGAGTAGGGGCGTTATCCACCCAATAATGGACCTGGCGGCCTGGCCTCGCAGGGTCGTCGCGCCAGCGGCACTCGTACCGCTTCGCATGAGGGATTTCAGGGTGCTCCTCTACGGAGGGTCGGGCATTGGCGAGGGTCATGCCTCATCATGCCATCGCGGCTATGCGTCCCGACTTCCGGGGAAAGCCCTCGGCGACCTTGCCCGTGCCGCAATGCGGTAACTTACCGACATGTGCAACCGCTACACGCCGGCCACAGGCCGCCACCCTGCTTTTGCGACCATGCTTGCCGTCTCCTCCGACCTGCTCGAGCCGGTCCGCGTGACCATCGGACCGCGAGGGCAAGGTCGATTCCTGCGCCCAGGCCCAGGTTCGGATGCTGTCGTCGAAGTGGAGGGGCAGTGGGGAATGATTCGCCCCGGCTCCGCTACCCGCTTCGAACTGGCAGAGGACGGTCGCCCCAAAATGACCAACAACGCCCGCAGCGAGACCATGGCGCGGCTCCCAACCTTCCGAGATGCATGGAAAAACGGGCAGCGCTGCCTCATCCCTGTTTGGGGGTACGACGAGCCAAACTGGGAGTCGGGGCAGAACCAGTGGTGGCAGGTCAGCAACCCCAAGGAGACCGAGCCCCTGGCGCTTGCCGGCCTGTGGTCAGAGTGGACGGACCCCGAGTCGGGAGAACTTGTTCCCAACTTCACGATGCCAACCGTCAACGTCGACGGGCACCCCCTGCTGGCACGCTTCCACCGACCTGACCCTAGGCGTCCCCTGGACAAGCAGGACAAGCGCGCGGTGGTCGCCCTGCCGAAGAGCGCGTGGAAGACCTGGCTGTTTGGCACCAACGAGGAGGCCTTGGCTGTGCTGCAGGTGCAGCCGGCCGAAGCCCTGGCAGCGAGGGCGCTCCCGGCGCCGCCTCGGAAAACAACTTCTAGACAGAAGCAAGACACGCCGCCGGCCGATACGGGGTCGCTGTTCTGAGGTACCCGGAGGATTGACTAGGCGCTGCGTGGCCGGATTGGGCGGGACCCTTCGACGGCTCCGAGGTTGAGCTCGAGTTGCGGCGACCGCGTAGGAGGTGTCATTGAAATCCGACTCGAGCGTCTCCTACCGAGCAAAGCAGCTCGTTGCGGCTCGACCTTGAGCTCGAACTTGCCGGGGGCCTCCTCGACGAACAGCAGCTCATCCCCCTGGCGCAGATGGAGAGCGTCGCGAATCGCGGTCGGAATGGTCACGCGGCCGCGAGTCTGAACTGTAACTGTGTGCTGCATTGGGCCTCCCCAGTCGCCGGAACAGATTGCCGTCACTGCACAGATGGGGTCAAACCTTTGTTTATCCACGATTCGGCCTT
This window of the Variovorax sp. PBL-H6 genome carries:
- a CDS encoding SOS response-associated peptidase family protein, whose amino-acid sequence is MCNRYTPATGRHPAFATMLAVSSDLLEPVRVTIGPRGQGRFLRPGPGSDAVVEVEGQWGMIRPGSATRFELAEDGRPKMTNNARSETMARLPTFRDAWKNGQRCLIPVWGYDEPNWESGQNQWWQVSNPKETEPLALAGLWSEWTDPESGELVPNFTMPTVNVDGHPLLARFHRPDPRRPLDKQDKRAVVALPKSAWKTWLFGTNEEALAVLQVQPAEALAARALPAPPRKTTSRQKQDTPPADTGSLF
- a CDS encoding AbrB/MazE/SpoVT family DNA-binding domain-containing protein, producing the protein MQHTVTVQTRGRVTIPTAIRDALHLRQGDELLFVEEAPGKFELKVEPQRAALLGRRRSSRISMTPPTRSPQLELNLGAVEGSRPIRPRSA
- a CDS encoding helix-turn-helix domain-containing protein yields the protein MAIVKKLKFTKPQLKKFARLFRNARIRARVTQLQVAQAAFDYKISHCKISRVERAAMPNVDAHCLERMANVLSVPRAELIAIDPQFRKRANVVRAATRQGFWDVPAKLLHPV